The Arachis hypogaea cultivar Tifrunner chromosome 19, arahy.Tifrunner.gnm2.J5K5, whole genome shotgun sequence genome has a window encoding:
- the LOC140182343 gene encoding uncharacterized protein — MTTNISECVNSILKGVRNLPVCSLVKATYGRLAELFVRKGREAEAQLGTGQQFSQHLVTCIEANLKTARCFTVTLYDWDNSEFTVAETTPTGSFSLGSYRVSLASQTCDCGYFQALHFPRPHALACGAYSRLTWQPYVHQVYRLSSVFSVYRMGFTSPIPKGFWPPYDGPTVFLLVVVN; from the exons atgacgacgaatatctctgagtgtgtgaactcaatcctGAAGGGTGTCAGAAACCTCCCTGTGTGCTCGCTAGTGAAGGCAACATACGGAAGGCTGGCCGAACTATTTGTTCGCAAggggagagaggctgaggcccagctgggaaccggacaacaattcagtcagcACTTGGTGACTTGTAtcgaggccaacttgaagacggcgaggtgcttcacggtgactttgTACGATTGGGATAACTCGGAGTTCACCGTCGCAGAGACAACTCCGACTGGTTCGTTCTCACTGGGTAGCTACAGAGTCTCGCTTGCATCTCAGACATGTGACTGCGGATACTTCCAGGCACTTCATTTCCCGCGTCCGCACGCACTGGCATGTGGTGCCTACTCACGGCTTACATGGCAGCCTTATGTCCACCAGGTGTATCGTCTTAGTTCCGTGTTTAGTGTGTATCGGATGGGATTCACATCTCCCATTCCGAagggtttctggccaccataTGACGGGCCGACT GTTTTCTTACTTGTTGTTGTTAACTGA
- the LOC112777096 gene encoding low affinity inorganic phosphate transporter 1 produces MAKEQLQVLNALDVAKTQWYHFTAIVIAGMGFFTDAYDLFCISLVTKLLGRLYYYDGSNNPGALPSNVSSAINGVAFCGTLAGQLFFGWLGDKMGRKRVYGMTLMLMVICSLASGLSFGKEPKSVMVTLCFFRFWLGFGIGGDYPLSATIMSEYANKKTRGAFIAAVFAMQGFGILAGGMVAIIVSSIFKGLHPVPAFEFDHVGSTVPEADYVWRIILMFGALPALATYYWRMKMPETARYTALVAKNAKQAASDMSKVLEVEIEAEQEKIEQQETGGGNDFGLFSREFVKRHGLHLVGTATTWFLLDIAYYSQNLFQKDIFSAIGWIPPAKTMNAIEEVYKIARAQTLIALCSTVPGYWFTVALIDRMGRFAIQLMGFFFMTVFMFALAIPYHHWTLKGNQIGFVVMYSLTFFFANFGPNATTFVVPAEIFPARLRSTCHGISAAAGKAGAMVGAFGFIYAEKGIGVRNTLIILGVVNVCGFFFTFLVPESKGKSLEEMSGEAEEQQAVDNNVV; encoded by the exons ATGGCCAAGGAACAATTGCAGGTGCTGAATGCACTTGATGTTGCAAAGACACAATGGTACCACTTCACTGCTATTGTGATAGCCGGGATGGGCTTCTTTACGGATGCTTATGACCTCTTTTGCATCTCCCTAGTCACCAAGCTTCTTGGCCGCTTGTACTATTACGATGGCTCCAACAACCCTGGAGCTCTTCCGTCCAACGTCTCCTCTGCCATCAATGGTGTCGCATTCTGCGGCACCCTCGCCGGCCAACTATTCTTCGGTTGGTTGGGCGACAAGATGGGAAGGAAGCGTGTCTACGGAATGACACTCATGCTCATGGTTATTTGTTCCCTTGCCTCCGGACTCTCCTTTGGAAAAGAGCCTAAATCTGTTATGGTCACTCTTTGCTTCTTTAG GTTTTGGCTTGGGTTTGGGATTGGGGGCGACTATCCTCTCTCTGCAACCATTATGTCTGAGTATGCCAACAAGAAGACACGTGGAGCATTCATCGCGGCGGTCTTTGCCATGCAGGGATTTGGAATCCTTGCCGGTGGCATGGTTGCAATCATTGTTTCGTCCATTTTCAAGGGACTGCACCCTGTTCCGGCGTTTGAGTTCGACCACGTGGGGTCCACCGTTCCGGAAGCCGATTACGTTTGGAGGATAATCTTGATGTTTGGCGCGCTTCCCGCTCTTGCGACGTACTACTGGAGGATGAAGATGCCGGAGACAGCAAGGTACACGGCCTTGGTGGCGAAGAACGCAAAGCAAGCAGCTTCGGACATGTCCAAGGTTCTTGAGGTTGAGATTGAAGCAGAGCAAGAGAAGATTGAGCAGCAAGAAACAGGGGGAGGCAACGATTTTGGATTGTTCTCGAGAGAGTTTGTTAAGCGGCATGGACTGCACCTTGTTGGAACCGCCACAACTTGGTTCCTTTTGGATATTGCTTACTACAGCCAGAATCTGTTCCAGAAAGATATCTTTAGTGCCATCGGTTGGATCCCACCGGCTAAGACAATGAACGCAATTGAAGAGGTTTACAAGATTGCGAGAGCACAAACTTTGATTGCACTGTGCAGCACTGTACCGGGCTACTGGTTCACCGTGGCACTCATTGATAGGATGGGGAGGTTTGCCATCCAGTTGATGGGATTCTTTTTCATGACGGTTTTCATGTTTGCATTGGCAATACCTTATCATCATTGGACCTTGAAGGGAAACCAGATTGGCTTTGTTGTGATGTACTCACTGACGTTCTTTTTCGCCAATTTTGGACCCAATGCAACCACTTTTGTGGTCCCTGCCGAGATCTTCCCTGCTAGACTTAGATCAACATGTCATGGCATTTCAGCGGCTGCAGGCAAAGCTGGAGCTATGGTTGGTGCTTTTGGATTTATTTACGCTGAGAAAGGAATTGGTGTTAGGAACACCCTTATAATCTTGGGTGTGGTTAATGTCTGTGGCTTCTTCTTCACATTCTTGGTTCCTGAATCCAAAGGAAAATCCCTGGAAGAAATGTCTGGTGAGGCTGAGGAACAACAAGCTGTGGATAATAATGTTGTTTAA
- the LOC112778720 gene encoding uncharacterized protein: MQEAVLPEEVTSYSFTSAIWRGFIPPRVELFSWFVLIERVNTKERLCRLGVINPLDNLCALCCKSNESAFHLFLGCEVTWQVWGAWLYALGRQWSVPGTLKQHFESWTTVAPRKDGRKRWLIGFFAVIWAIWLERNNRVFQNKGSGIQEITNRSFVLSDEWIGGASFGC; encoded by the coding sequence ATGCAGGAGGCAGTCCTTCCGGAGGAAGTAACAAGCTATAGCTTCACTAGTGCTATTTGGAGGGGTTTCATCCCACCAAGGGTCGAATTATTTTCTTGGTTTGTTCTGATTGAGAGGGTGAATACCAAAGAACGACTATGCAGATTAGGGGTCATTAACCCGCTTGATAATTTATGTGCTTTATGCTGTAAGTCTAATGAGTCTGCTTTTCATCTGTTTCTTGGGTGTGAGGTCACATGGCAGGTGTGGGGTGCTTGGCTTTATGCTCTTGGACGACAATGGTCTGTACCCGGTACACTAAAGCAACATTTTGAGAGCTGGACGACTGTTGCACCACGAAAGGATGGAAGGAAGAGGTGGTTGATTGGATTCTTTGCTGTAATCTGGGCGATTTGGCTGGAAAGAAATAATCGGGTGTTCCAGAATAAAGGATCAGGAATACAGGAAATCACTAACAGGTCTTTTGTGCTCTCCGACGAGTGGATTGGTGGTGCATcctttggttgttga